The nucleotide sequence AACGGTTACCTGTATGTGGCGTAGCCGATTGCGGGCTACTTTCCTGTCAAACCGAGATAAAGTAAATGCGGGAGATGAACCTGCAATTACCCACAAAACCGGCTATGACATATACAGATTGTTAGCGTTTCGTTGTTTAAGTAAATAGCTTATCTTTCTGAATCGCGATATTTCTCATAAATCGTTTAATTGATTTTTTTGAATACCAATTACAATTGGTCATAATCATTCCACCAGCATACTCAATGACAAACCATTTTGCTTTTTTTAATCCATATATAATAAGAGAAACTATACCTATCCCAATAAATGCTCCTGAAATAATAGAAATAATATCTTTCAAATCACCTCTTTGTTCTGAGGCAATAAGAAAACCTATAATACCAAAAAGAAATGCTGGAGCAATTAATTTGAATCGGTGAATTGGGTCGTCAACATAATAACTCATACCTGTAATCTCTCTTAAATCAACAGACCTTTCACCATTATAATAGGTAATTTTACCTTGAAAGTTTCTATCGAAGAGTTTCCCTCTTTGATAAATTCT is from Candidatus Delongbacteria bacterium and encodes:
- a CDS encoding zinc ribbon domain-containing protein: MFCKECGTQLESSATFCKNCGSPQPVKINIETESLTDESIIETEKVSIEEQNEVIRKHKIFFNSDETLIDTLGSGFISSLFVQESFSKSVLFCSNKRIYQRGKLFDRNFQGKITYYNGERSVDLREITGMSYYVDDPIHRFKLIAPAFLFGIIGFLIASEQRGDLKDIISIISGAFIGIGIVSLIIYGLKKAKWFVIEYAGGMIMTNCNWYSKKSIKRFMRNIAIQKDKLFT